One Thermodesulfobacteriota bacterium DNA segment encodes these proteins:
- the rbbA gene encoding ribosome-associated ATPase/putative transporter RbbA: protein MNIQNDNSGAIARLENVSHRYGKTIALDNVTLDIPAGCKAGLIGPDGVGKSTMLALIAGVRKIQSGKVEVLGGDMSAASARNAVCPLIAYMPQGLGKNLYPTLSVYENIDFFGRLFGQPRKEREWRIEELLTGTGLAPFYDRPAGKLSGGMKQKLGLCCSLIHDPDFLILDEPTTGVDPLSRRQFWELIDRIRSRRKGMSILIATAYMEEAEGFDWLVAMDAGRILASGTPEELITRNGFRSLEEAFIGMLPEEVRKSHRELVIPPHETRDGMTAIEANGLTKRFGDFTAVDHVSFRIRQGEIFGFLGSNGCGKTTTMKMLTGLLPPSEGKASLFGKPVNSGDLATRMRVGYMSQSFSLYNELTVGQNLVLHARIFSIGRDDIRGRVAEMIERFGLEGVENVLTEKLPLGIRQRLSLAVAVIHGPEILILDEPTSGVDPVARDGFWELLIELSRKEGVTIFISTHFMSEGERCDRISLMHAGEVLAQGAPAELIRNRGCGNLEETFISYLKEVSAGSEETAEPGISGNDNRTRARDDRLFSPRRMWAYARRETMEIKRDYIRLAFAILGPIILMIVFGYGISFDVENLNYAALDLDRTPESREYLDNFSSSRYFREETPIYDPAELENRLRSGELRLAIEIPPGFGKDMKQGASPEVGVWLDGAMPFRAETSRGYVEGVHRRYLEELAGGSPGMTPMHLPVNIETRFRYNQDFESVFAMVPGIIMMLLVFIPAMMTAVGVVREKELGSISNFYATPVTRLEFLLGKQSPYVLIGLINFGTLVLLSLLLFKVPVKGSFTALAFGALLYVISTTGFGMVISTFVKTQITAIFATAIITTVPAINFSGLLTPVSSLSGGANIMGLLFPYGYFQKISAGIISKALAFSDLTIDYAALSVFVLVYTVLGFLLLKTQES, encoded by the coding sequence ATGAATATTCAAAATGACAACTCCGGCGCAATCGCAAGACTCGAAAACGTAAGTCATAGATACGGTAAGACCATAGCCCTCGACAATGTCACGCTCGACATCCCCGCCGGATGCAAGGCGGGCCTCATCGGTCCCGACGGCGTCGGCAAGTCGACAATGCTCGCCCTTATCGCGGGCGTGCGAAAGATACAGTCAGGCAAAGTAGAGGTCCTCGGCGGAGACATGTCGGCCGCCTCCGCCAGAAACGCCGTCTGCCCGCTCATCGCATATATGCCGCAGGGACTCGGGAAAAACCTTTACCCTACCCTTTCGGTATACGAGAACATCGACTTCTTCGGGAGGCTTTTCGGGCAGCCCCGAAAAGAGAGGGAGTGGAGGATCGAAGAGCTGCTGACGGGCACGGGCCTCGCCCCTTTCTACGACCGCCCCGCAGGCAAGCTCTCGGGCGGCATGAAGCAGAAGCTCGGTCTCTGCTGCTCGCTCATCCACGACCCGGACTTCCTCATACTGGACGAACCCACGACCGGCGTTGACCCGCTCTCGCGGAGACAGTTCTGGGAGCTCATAGACCGCATCAGGTCACGGCGTAAGGGCATGAGCATTTTGATAGCCACCGCATACATGGAGGAGGCGGAGGGCTTCGACTGGCTCGTGGCCATGGACGCGGGCAGGATACTCGCTTCAGGCACTCCGGAAGAGCTTATAACCCGAAACGGTTTCAGGAGCCTGGAAGAAGCGTTCATAGGAATGCTGCCTGAGGAAGTGCGGAAGAGCCACCGGGAACTCGTCATCCCTCCACATGAGACGCGGGACGGGATGACCGCCATCGAGGCAAACGGTCTCACGAAGCGCTTCGGCGATTTCACGGCGGTCGACCACGTGAGCTTCCGCATCCGGCAGGGCGAGATATTCGGCTTCCTCGGCTCGAACGGATGCGGCAAGACGACGACAATGAAGATGCTGACCGGACTCCTGCCGCCATCCGAAGGGAAAGCGTCCCTTTTCGGAAAGCCCGTCAATTCGGGCGACTTGGCGACCAGGATGCGCGTCGGGTACATGTCTCAATCCTTCTCTCTATACAACGAGCTGACAGTGGGACAGAACCTCGTTCTCCACGCGAGGATTTTCAGCATCGGGAGGGACGATATTCGTGGGCGCGTTGCGGAGATGATAGAGAGATTCGGACTCGAAGGCGTGGAGAACGTCTTGACAGAAAAACTGCCGCTCGGTATCAGGCAGCGGCTGTCGCTTGCTGTCGCGGTTATACACGGCCCGGAGATACTCATTCTGGACGAGCCTACGTCGGGAGTCGATCCGGTCGCAAGAGACGGGTTCTGGGAGCTCCTGATAGAGCTTTCGCGGAAGGAAGGCGTGACGATATTCATCTCAACCCACTTTATGAGCGAAGGGGAGCGCTGTGACCGCATATCCCTCATGCACGCGGGTGAGGTGCTTGCGCAGGGAGCGCCGGCGGAGCTGATACGTAATAGAGGCTGCGGCAACCTTGAGGAAACCTTTATTTCCTACCTAAAGGAGGTGAGCGCGGGATCCGAAGAAACGGCGGAGCCCGGGATAAGCGGTAACGATAACCGCACGAGGGCCCGTGACGACCGCCTGTTCAGCCCGAGGCGCATGTGGGCGTACGCGCGCCGCGAGACCATGGAGATAAAACGCGATTACATACGGCTCGCATTCGCCATTCTGGGACCGATTATACTGATGATCGTTTTCGGGTACGGCATTTCGTTCGATGTCGAGAATCTCAATTACGCAGCGCTCGACCTCGACCGCACCCCGGAGAGCAGGGAGTATCTCGATAACTTCTCCTCGTCCCGTTACTTCAGAGAAGAGACCCCGATCTATGACCCCGCGGAGCTCGAGAACAGGCTCAGGAGCGGCGAGCTGAGGCTCGCAATAGAGATTCCGCCCGGTTTCGGAAAGGACATGAAGCAAGGCGCGAGCCCTGAAGTCGGGGTGTGGCTCGACGGGGCGATGCCGTTCCGGGCCGAGACCAGCCGCGGCTACGTCGAGGGCGTGCACAGGAGATACCTTGAAGAGCTGGCCGGAGGGAGCCCCGGCATGACGCCGATGCATCTGCCCGTGAACATAGAGACGAGATTCAGGTACAACCAGGACTTCGAGAGCGTGTTCGCAATGGTGCCCGGGATTATCATGATGCTCCTGGTATTCATACCCGCTATGATGACAGCGGTGGGCGTAGTACGCGAGAAGGAGCTGGGCTCGATAAGCAACTTCTACGCGACTCCCGTGACGAGGCTCGAATTCCTGCTCGGGAAGCAGTCTCCCTATGTGCTTATCGGCCTGATTAATTTCGGAACGCTGGTCCTCCTCTCCCTGTTACTGTTCAAGGTCCCGGTCAAGGGCAGCTTTACGGCGCTCGCCTTCGGCGCCCTTCTGTACGTGATATCGACCACCGGATTCGGAATGGTCATATCGACGTTCGTGAAGACCCAGATCACGGCCATATTCGCAACGGCGATCATCACGACCGTGCCCGCCATAAACTTCTCGGGCCTCCTGACCCCGGTTTCCTCGCTATCGGGCGGGGCTAACATAATGGGTCTCCTCTTTCCGTACGGTTATTTCCAGAAAATCAGCGCCGGAATAATCTCGAAGGCGCTCGCGTTCTCCGACCTGACGATCGACTATGCGGCACTGTCGGTGTTCGTGCTAGTGTATACCGTCCTCGGATTTTTACTGCTTAAGACACAGGAGAGCTGA
- a CDS encoding S53 family peptidase, producing MKKLFIPLILVVLFCVSCDSSDNTFNVFGDDEPDPSAVAEGPVEDGTVLNIVLGLERSQEFLAERIDEIHDPDSPYYHDFRNVSEIAEEFGADESVIERVQDYLHERGISLEVDHTGGFLFGQATVRQLNELFDTQLYYYKIDKDTFIAPFTPPTLPSELRGLVTEVLGLSTEPSLWEVPEPNDPDEAISPSVVIDTPGSPVVTGTREGCGDALKRKGFTPNQLRTAYGIDELHQQGYRGEGITFALVEGTRFEQSNIDEFASCFGISDPVVPTVVQLGSDELKPDGEPFLDIEIVLMIAPKLSGLYVFQKKLNSLADWVTLFSAPLNTKHTAGVPVQIMSGSLGNCEVKWGFAAISMMEYVFMNAAASGVHVFISAGDSGSSTCYHHDKKTKTKSAEYPASSQYVTGVGGTNLALNEDNTIKGEGVWNDRDFPAPYNKKFGAGGGGKSRFLSRPLWQKGTKIKGFRRTTPDVAFFADPFPGYVINDSLRGWFDNGGTSAATPFFAASMALVLQAAEENGTTLDLTYEIIYKLANSNAYDGVFQDVVIGNNDIFDVGCCTAGPRYDMASGWGSLNINSLAEVLIPSSGNR from the coding sequence ATGAAAAAACTCTTTATACCGCTAATCCTTGTCGTTCTTTTCTGCGTTTCATGCGATTCCTCCGACAACACGTTCAACGTATTCGGTGACGATGAGCCCGACCCATCGGCTGTCGCTGAAGGTCCGGTCGAAGACGGTACCGTATTGAATATTGTCCTAGGGCTCGAGCGTTCACAGGAATTTCTGGCTGAGAGAATAGATGAGATCCACGACCCCGACTCTCCGTACTACCACGATTTCAGGAACGTATCGGAAATCGCGGAAGAGTTCGGAGCGGACGAATCCGTCATTGAGAGGGTTCAGGATTATCTGCATGAACGAGGCATCTCACTGGAAGTCGATCATACGGGGGGATTCTTATTCGGCCAGGCAACGGTCAGGCAGCTGAACGAGCTCTTCGACACACAGCTTTATTATTACAAAATAGACAAAGACACTTTCATTGCTCCATTTACTCCACCCACGCTTCCGTCAGAGCTCAGAGGGCTCGTGACAGAGGTGCTGGGTCTGAGCACCGAACCGTCTCTATGGGAGGTCCCTGAACCCAACGATCCCGACGAGGCCATCAGCCCTTCCGTCGTCATAGATACGCCCGGCTCCCCGGTGGTCACAGGGACCCGCGAAGGCTGCGGGGATGCATTAAAACGGAAGGGCTTCACCCCCAACCAGCTTCGAACCGCCTACGGGATCGACGAGCTTCATCAGCAGGGCTACAGGGGAGAGGGAATCACTTTCGCTCTTGTAGAAGGCACAAGATTCGAGCAATCGAATATCGATGAGTTCGCATCCTGTTTCGGAATTTCCGATCCCGTCGTTCCGACAGTCGTCCAGCTCGGAAGCGACGAGCTCAAACCCGACGGAGAACCGTTTCTCGATATCGAGATAGTTCTTATGATCGCCCCCAAGCTCTCGGGGCTTTACGTTTTTCAAAAGAAGCTCAATTCCCTGGCCGACTGGGTCACGCTCTTCTCCGCGCCGCTCAACACAAAGCACACGGCGGGGGTTCCCGTGCAGATTATGTCGGGGAGCCTCGGCAACTGCGAGGTTAAATGGGGATTCGCTGCAATAAGCATGATGGAATACGTATTCATGAACGCGGCCGCTTCGGGGGTTCACGTATTTATCTCCGCGGGCGACAGCGGTTCTTCCACATGCTACCACCACGATAAGAAGACCAAGACCAAGTCCGCCGAGTATCCCGCGTCGTCGCAATACGTCACAGGCGTCGGCGGGACGAACCTTGCGCTCAACGAGGACAACACGATCAAGGGAGAGGGCGTATGGAACGACCGGGATTTCCCCGCTCCCTACAACAAAAAGTTTGGAGCCGGCGGTGGCGGCAAAAGCAGGTTCCTATCGAGACCTCTCTGGCAGAAGGGAACGAAAATCAAGGGCTTCAGGAGGACGACGCCCGACGTCGCATTCTTCGCCGATCCTTTTCCCGGCTACGTCATCAACGACTCGCTGAGAGGCTGGTTCGATAACGGGGGCACGAGCGCGGCGACGCCCTTCTTCGCCGCATCCATGGCCCTAGTGCTCCAGGCCGCGGAGGAAAACGGCACAACCCTCGACCTCACTTACGAGATTATCTACAAACTCGCGAACAGCAATGCCTACGACGGTGTTTTTCAGGACGTTGTGATCGGGAACAACGACATCTTTGACGTCGGCTGCTGCACCGCGGGGCCCCGCTACGACATGGCGAGCGGGTGGGGTTCGCTCAATATCAATTCCCTGGCCGAAGTCCTGATCCCGTCTTCGGGAAACCGATAG
- a CDS encoding AAA family ATPase, translating to MNSFEEMSQSGTVARVRAIEDEGRKLYLEFPNGKIATVDSHYSLEFDKGSVVLVWPEENRIETAPDELWLEESWVGVVRVKLPDTTIVDSGVHWKMIPTRNDINYQEGNTVEARDSIGVIRVLAEQPIRHIDFPAIDDSVIAKFKSQKGARQETFDDFGGYQHVIDRARELIEVPLKHKEALSKIGARPIKGVLFTGPPGTGKTMLARIIANSTDSVFYEISGPEVFSKWYGQSEEILRLLFEDAAKQEKAIIFFDEIDSLATQRADESHEVSRRVVAQLLTLMDGFTSSDNVIVIAATNRPQDIDAALRRPGRFDWEVSFSLPDRRDRESILRVSARRLSTNGTLPHEWVAENTESWSAAELAAIWSEAALLAVADGRSEIIAEDYMGGFEQVSAQRRRAGWVPPGGKSS from the coding sequence ATGAATTCATTCGAAGAGATGAGTCAATCAGGCACTGTGGCTCGTGTACGAGCTATTGAAGATGAGGGTCGCAAACTCTACTTGGAGTTTCCCAACGGGAAAATAGCCACTGTGGATAGCCACTACTCTTTAGAATTCGACAAAGGTTCTGTAGTTCTTGTTTGGCCAGAAGAGAACCGCATTGAGACAGCACCAGACGAACTATGGTTAGAGGAATCTTGGGTCGGCGTAGTTCGTGTGAAGCTACCTGATACGACAATTGTAGATTCCGGTGTACACTGGAAAATGATCCCGACACGCAATGATATAAATTACCAAGAGGGGAATACTGTAGAAGCAAGAGATTCTATTGGCGTGATTCGCGTTCTTGCGGAACAGCCCATAAGGCACATCGACTTTCCAGCTATAGACGACAGCGTTATCGCCAAATTTAAATCGCAGAAAGGTGCTAGACAGGAAACATTCGACGACTTTGGAGGATATCAACACGTTATTGATCGCGCCCGAGAACTCATTGAAGTGCCGCTTAAGCATAAGGAGGCTTTATCGAAGATCGGGGCCCGTCCCATCAAAGGGGTTCTATTTACTGGTCCCCCGGGAACGGGTAAGACTATGTTGGCCAGGATCATTGCGAATAGCACAGACTCGGTATTCTATGAAATTAGCGGCCCCGAAGTGTTTAGTAAATGGTATGGTCAGAGTGAGGAGATACTTCGCTTGTTGTTCGAGGATGCAGCAAAACAAGAGAAAGCGATCATCTTCTTTGATGAGATTGACAGCCTAGCAACTCAGCGTGCTGATGAATCCCATGAGGTATCACGTCGTGTGGTTGCACAACTACTTACTCTCATGGACGGTTTTACTTCAAGTGATAATGTTATTGTCATCGCGGCTACAAACCGTCCCCAAGATATTGATGCCGCCCTACGTAGGCCAGGTCGATTTGATTGGGAGGTCAGTTTCTCCCTCCCTGACCGCCGTGACCGTGAGTCGATCCTTCGAGTATCGGCGAGGCGCTTATCAACCAATGGAACTCTTCCCCATGAATGGGTAGCGGAGAATACAGAATCGTGGTCAGCGGCAGAACTGGCAGCAATATGGAGCGAGGCTGCATTGCTAGCGGTGGCTGATGGACGGTCGGAAATTATAGCTGAGGACTATATGGGAGGTTTCGAGCAAGTGTCCGCTCAGAGGCGTCGAGCAGGATGGGTACCACCTGGGGGTAAGTCGAGTTGA
- a CDS encoding HlyD family efflux transporter periplasmic adaptor subunit codes for MSKPKRITPIVILVLLIAAGFAVWWFYLRPKPLTGFASGNGRIEATDVDIATKFYGRISEIYVDEGDMVEAGQTVARMDTKSLEAQLRQAEANIIGANKQRNVAIAMVAQRKSDLNLAKRNLARSERLYENDNIPLEKLDSDRAAYDAAHAMLDAAEADVANAEAAIDAAVADRDRLMTDMEDSSLKTPISGRVQYRLAEPGEVLPAGGKVLTVIDLTDVYMTVFLSTEEAGSLGIGADARIVVDAAPQYAVPAKVTYVASKAQFTPKEVETTDERQKLAFRVKVQIDPEILKEYEPWVKAGLPGVAYVRIDPAAVWPEYLDRFPEMPHEYSK; via the coding sequence ATGAGCAAGCCGAAGAGAATCACCCCGATCGTGATTTTGGTCCTCCTGATCGCAGCCGGGTTTGCCGTGTGGTGGTTCTATCTCCGGCCCAAGCCATTGACCGGTTTCGCATCGGGGAACGGGCGCATCGAAGCTACCGATGTGGATATCGCCACAAAATTTTACGGGCGAATATCGGAAATATACGTCGACGAAGGGGACATGGTCGAAGCGGGGCAGACCGTAGCCCGTATGGACACGAAGTCTCTCGAAGCCCAGCTGAGACAGGCCGAGGCTAACATAATCGGAGCAAACAAGCAGAGAAACGTCGCCATAGCCATGGTAGCCCAGCGAAAGAGCGATCTCAATTTAGCGAAAAGAAATTTAGCGCGCTCCGAAAGACTCTACGAAAACGACAACATTCCCCTCGAAAAACTGGATAGCGACAGGGCGGCTTACGACGCGGCGCATGCCATGCTCGATGCCGCAGAGGCCGACGTGGCCAATGCAGAAGCGGCGATCGATGCAGCGGTAGCGGATAGAGACAGGCTTATGACGGATATGGAGGACAGCTCACTCAAGACCCCGATCAGCGGGAGGGTCCAGTACCGTTTGGCCGAGCCGGGCGAAGTCCTCCCCGCAGGCGGGAAAGTTTTGACCGTTATCGACCTCACCGACGTTTACATGACCGTTTTCCTTTCCACCGAAGAAGCGGGGAGCCTGGGCATAGGAGCCGATGCGCGCATTGTCGTTGACGCTGCGCCTCAGTACGCGGTCCCCGCAAAGGTGACTTACGTCGCGTCGAAAGCCCAGTTCACGCCCAAAGAGGTGGAAACCACGGACGAGCGGCAGAAACTCGCCTTCCGCGTAAAGGTCCAGATCGATCCGGAAATCCTGAAGGAATACGAGCCATGGGTAAAAGCAGGACTGCCCGGTGTAGCCTACGTCCGGATCGACCCGGCCGCCGTATGGCCCGAATATCTAGACCGCTTCCCCGAGATGCCGCATGAATATTCAAAATGA
- a CDS encoding PAS domain S-box protein, giving the protein MKEDNKTKKQLLTEIEGLRLESARYRENEKELARRVEELSVCIRSIGDGVIVAGTDGCIMLINSKAEELTGFTPGEAAGKPLGEVLRLYNDNDRENPIDLANRVLETGEKLGLPRDTVLVTRDGSSRFVSASFAPVSYEETDFRGVVVVFRDITRLRETERGLIESEKKYRTIIENSYDLIYEVDSGGNILYVNPICLELTGYTQSELLGKNAFDFMHPDDMPAALAVFMRAVSNLTTEKATFRALHKSGEYRWLECVGKPFLTAAGEIRGVIITRDVSERKAREEELLALNTLMKAVHRFLDLREVYDVALDVIMNMENMDMAIIYLVDGERKEAVVQASRNFPEHYLERAGRIPSPRGLTWKVINSGAVVNIEDAQKDGEIGPAGRELGHHSLLGIPIFLENEVIGVIWFLGYKERKFSEHEVRLLSAMGDQIGIAIAKAKMLEEIKSAQEKLVQSEKLASLGQMISSIAHEINNPLTPVVGYSQRLLAMPGLDDNEKKSLEIINVSAQRVAKIIEKLLSFSRNYTPQRTYEDINALVRECVDFRDYQLKLGNIETVTDLDEGIPKTMVDSAQMRQVFTNIILNAEQAMSGGDIRGRLRAVTRLRNGSVIEITFEDNGPGIPKDVIGKIFDPFFTTKEPGKGTGLGLAVAYGIINEHGGEIRAESAPGQGAVFVVSLPVLGEAEVPVVRSEERVRRSSVGAHDKRMLIVEDEELVVDLIKGVLENDDIAIDIARDGEEALAKTVSREYDLIVCDIKMPGMGGIAYYNRIRILNPPLAKKIIFITGDPSSETMDFLKTTGNEYITKPFKVEQFRSRVCELLNTGQD; this is encoded by the coding sequence ATGAAAGAGGACAATAAGACAAAGAAGCAGCTCCTGACCGAGATCGAAGGGCTCCGTCTCGAATCGGCCCGTTACCGAGAGAACGAGAAAGAGCTCGCCCGCCGTGTGGAGGAGCTCTCCGTATGTATCCGGAGCATCGGTGACGGCGTGATCGTCGCCGGGACGGACGGCTGCATAATGCTTATCAACAGTAAGGCTGAGGAGCTCACCGGCTTCACCCCGGGAGAAGCTGCAGGGAAGCCGCTCGGGGAGGTCCTGCGTCTCTATAATGATAACGACAGGGAAAACCCTATAGATCTCGCGAACCGGGTTCTGGAAACGGGCGAGAAGCTCGGTCTGCCGAGAGATACGGTTCTCGTCACGCGCGACGGGTCATCCCGTTTCGTCTCGGCGAGCTTCGCCCCTGTAAGTTACGAGGAAACCGACTTCAGGGGAGTGGTCGTGGTGTTCCGCGATATAACGAGGCTCAGGGAAACGGAACGGGGACTGATAGAGAGCGAGAAGAAATACCGCACCATCATCGAGAACAGCTACGATCTAATATACGAGGTGGATTCCGGGGGGAACATACTCTACGTGAACCCGATCTGCCTCGAGCTTACCGGATACACGCAGTCGGAGCTCCTCGGGAAAAACGCCTTCGATTTCATGCATCCGGACGACATGCCGGCTGCGCTCGCCGTCTTCATGCGCGCCGTGTCTAACCTCACCACGGAGAAGGCTACGTTCAGGGCGCTCCACAAATCGGGGGAATACCGGTGGCTCGAGTGCGTGGGCAAACCGTTCCTTACGGCCGCGGGGGAGATACGCGGCGTCATTATCACGAGGGACGTTTCCGAGCGGAAGGCGAGGGAAGAGGAGCTCCTTGCGCTCAATACACTGATGAAAGCCGTGCACAGGTTCCTCGATCTCCGCGAGGTCTACGACGTCGCGCTCGACGTGATAATGAATATGGAAAACATGGACATGGCCATAATATATCTCGTGGACGGGGAGAGGAAGGAGGCCGTCGTGCAGGCGAGCAGGAACTTCCCCGAACATTATCTGGAGAGGGCGGGGAGGATACCCAGCCCGAGGGGGCTCACCTGGAAGGTCATAAACTCAGGCGCGGTCGTGAACATCGAGGACGCGCAGAAGGACGGGGAGATCGGGCCTGCGGGAAGGGAGCTCGGGCACCACAGCCTGCTGGGCATACCGATATTCCTTGAAAACGAAGTTATAGGCGTAATATGGTTCCTCGGCTACAAGGAGCGGAAGTTCAGCGAGCATGAAGTCCGCCTCCTCTCGGCGATGGGGGACCAGATCGGGATAGCGATAGCGAAGGCGAAGATGCTCGAGGAGATCAAGTCGGCCCAGGAAAAGCTCGTCCAGTCGGAGAAGCTCGCCTCCCTCGGGCAGATGATATCGAGCATCGCGCATGAAATAAACAACCCCCTCACCCCGGTCGTCGGTTATTCGCAGAGGCTGCTGGCGATGCCCGGTCTCGACGATAACGAGAAGAAATCGCTCGAAATCATAAACGTCTCGGCCCAGAGGGTCGCGAAGATAATCGAGAAGCTGCTTTCGTTCTCGAGGAATTACACACCGCAGAGGACGTATGAGGACATAAACGCGCTCGTGAGGGAGTGCGTGGATTTCAGGGACTACCAGCTGAAGCTCGGGAACATAGAAACGGTCACCGACCTCGATGAGGGGATACCCAAGACAATGGTGGATTCCGCCCAGATGCGGCAGGTATTTACGAACATCATTCTCAACGCCGAGCAGGCGATGAGCGGAGGGGACATCAGGGGGCGCCTGAGAGCCGTGACCAGGCTCAGGAACGGGAGCGTCATAGAAATCACGTTCGAGGACAACGGCCCCGGAATACCTAAAGACGTGATCGGAAAGATTTTCGACCCGTTCTTCACCACCAAGGAGCCCGGCAAGGGCACGGGCCTCGGTCTCGCCGTTGCATACGGGATAATTAACGAGCACGGCGGGGAGATCCGCGCGGAAAGCGCTCCGGGGCAGGGTGCGGTTTTCGTAGTCAGCCTGCCGGTGTTGGGAGAGGCTGAAGTGCCGGTCGTGCGCAGCGAGGAGCGCGTACGGAGGAGTTCCGTGGGTGCCCATGACAAGAGGATGCTCATAGTCGAGGACGAAGAGCTTGTCGTCGATCTGATAAAAGGCGTACTGGAGAATGACGACATCGCCATAGATATCGCCAGGGACGGCGAGGAAGCGCTCGCCAAGACCGTTTCCCGCGAATACGATCTGATAGTCTGCGACATCAAGATGCCGGGGATGGGCGGGATCGCGTATTACAACAGGATCAGGATATTGAACCCGCCGCTCGCGAAGAAGATCATTTTCATAACGGGCGACCCGAGCAGCGAGACGATGGACTTCCTGAAGACGACTGGGAACGAGTATATAACAAAACCGTTCAAGGTCGAGCAATTCAGGTCGCGCGTGTGCGAATTGCTGAACACCGGTCAGGATTGA
- a CDS encoding SHOCT domain-containing protein produces MTGNWVMDGGMGIWMLFNMVFWILVIIGIVLLAVWIARTAGSGERGKVEESALDILKKRYARGEINKVEYEEKKRDLS; encoded by the coding sequence ATGACAGGAAATTGGGTTATGGATGGAGGAATGGGTATCTGGATGCTTTTCAATATGGTCTTCTGGATTCTCGTGATCATTGGCATTGTTCTGCTTGCGGTATGGATTGCCCGCACGGCAGGAAGTGGTGAGCGTGGGAAGGTTGAGGAATCGGCTCTAGATATCTTGAAAAAGCGCTATGCACGTGGAGAAATCAACAAAGTGGAATATGAAGAAAAGAAGCGAGATTTATCATAG
- a CDS encoding DUF2934 domain-containing protein: MATKKEAAPKRTASKKAANPKTAGKKSSSSKESVHDKIARVAYELYEKSGCVHGKDVEHWLEAETIVFGKKKK, encoded by the coding sequence ATGGCGACTAAAAAAGAAGCAGCACCGAAAAGGACTGCAAGCAAAAAGGCGGCCAACCCCAAGACCGCGGGCAAAAAATCCTCTTCGTCCAAAGAGTCCGTTCACGACAAGATCGCGAGAGTCGCATACGAGCTTTACGAGAAGAGCGGATGCGTCCACGGAAAAGACGTCGAGCACTGGCTCGAGGCCGAGACTATTGTCTTCGGAAAGAAGAAAAAGTAG
- a CDS encoding ABC transporter permease has translation MIKRLDNIYRLGIKELYSFRYDLFLVFLIVYAFTFAVYEATESGGTDVENASIAIADEDSSTLSGRFRDALLDPYFKPPVMITVGEIDAGMDSGKYAFVIDIPPDFQKDLLSGKTPDIQLNVDATAMSIAGRGAAYIQNIIFEETQEFLKGESYETPVDIVIRSKFNPNLESRWFQSVMEIINNITMMAIILTGAALIREREHGTIEHLLVMPLSPFDIMLAKIWSNGLIIVAASTMSLYLVVQWLLGVPIAGSIPLFVAGTIAYLFSVTSLGIFLATIARSMPQFGLLAIPVFLVMSLLSGAYTPRDSMPVPLQLFMQLSPSTHFVGFAQAVLFRDAGISAVWRDFGAVVVLGVLFLISALIRFRKVMSAAQT, from the coding sequence ATGATCAAAAGACTCGACAACATCTACAGGCTCGGGATTAAGGAGCTCTACAGTTTTCGCTACGACCTCTTTCTTGTGTTCCTCATCGTGTACGCCTTTACGTTCGCTGTCTACGAGGCTACGGAGAGCGGCGGCACCGACGTCGAGAACGCGTCGATTGCGATCGCCGATGAGGACAGTTCCACGCTCTCCGGACGCTTTAGAGACGCCCTCCTCGATCCATACTTCAAGCCCCCGGTCATGATCACGGTCGGGGAGATCGACGCAGGCATGGATTCGGGGAAATACGCTTTTGTAATAGACATACCTCCTGACTTCCAGAAGGACCTGCTGTCAGGCAAAACACCCGACATACAGCTTAACGTGGACGCAACCGCCATGAGCATTGCCGGGAGGGGCGCCGCCTACATCCAGAACATCATATTCGAAGAGACGCAGGAGTTTCTCAAAGGAGAGAGTTACGAGACCCCCGTCGACATAGTCATCAGGTCGAAATTCAATCCCAATCTCGAATCCAGGTGGTTTCAGAGCGTGATGGAGATAATCAACAATATCACGATGATGGCCATAATACTCACCGGAGCCGCGCTGATAAGGGAGCGGGAGCACGGTACGATCGAGCACCTGCTGGTCATGCCCTTAAGCCCGTTCGATATAATGCTCGCCAAGATCTGGTCGAACGGACTAATAATAGTGGCCGCTTCCACAATGTCCCTGTATTTAGTCGTCCAGTGGCTGTTAGGCGTCCCGATAGCCGGTTCGATTCCGTTGTTCGTGGCCGGGACTATAGCCTATCTCTTTTCCGTGACATCGCTCGGAATATTCCTTGCGACAATAGCCCGCTCGATGCCGCAGTTCGGGCTCCTCGCGATTCCGGTCTTCCTCGTCATGTCGCTGCTCTCGGGCGCATATACCCCCCGTGACAGCATGCCTGTTCCGCTCCAGCTATTCATGCAGCTTTCCCCCTCGACACACTTCGTCGGATTCGCGCAGGCCGTGCTCTTTCGCGACGCGGGTATAAGCGCAGTCTGGCGCGACTTCGGAGCCGTGGTCGTTCTTGGAGTATTATTTTTGATTTCCGCCCTGATCCGCTTCCGCAAGGTGATGTCGGCAGCGCAGACATGA